From Burkholderia pseudomultivorans, the proteins below share one genomic window:
- the tsaD gene encoding tRNA (adenosine(37)-N6)-threonylcarbamoyltransferase complex transferase subunit TsaD, with product MLVLGIESSCDETGLALYDTQRGLLAHALHSQIAMHRDYGGVVPELASRDHIRRALPLLEEVMQKSGTRRDDIDAIAFTQGPGLAGALLVGASIANALALAWNKPTVGIHHLEGHLLSPLLVDQPPPFPFVALLVSGGHTQLMRVTDVGVYETLGETLDDAAGEAFDKTAKLIGLGYPGGPEVSKLAETGTPGAVVLPRPMLHSGDLDFSFSGLKTAVLTQMKKFEAAKLTGEALERAKADLARGFVDAAVDVLVAKSLAALKKTKLKRLVVAGGVGANRQLRATLSATAAKRGFDVHYPDLALCTDNGAMIALAGALRLARWPEQANADYAFTVKPRWDLASLAR from the coding sequence ATGCTCGTTCTCGGCATCGAAAGCTCCTGCGACGAAACCGGCCTCGCGCTCTACGACACGCAGCGCGGCCTGCTCGCGCACGCGCTCCACTCGCAGATCGCGATGCACCGCGACTACGGCGGCGTCGTGCCCGAACTCGCGTCGCGCGACCACATCCGTCGCGCGCTGCCGCTGCTCGAGGAAGTCATGCAGAAAAGCGGCACGCGCCGCGACGACATCGACGCGATCGCATTCACGCAAGGCCCCGGCCTCGCCGGCGCGCTGCTGGTCGGCGCGAGCATCGCGAACGCGCTCGCGCTCGCGTGGAACAAGCCGACCGTCGGCATCCATCATCTCGAAGGCCATTTGCTGTCGCCGCTGCTCGTCGATCAGCCGCCGCCGTTTCCGTTCGTCGCGCTGCTCGTGTCGGGCGGCCATACGCAGCTGATGCGCGTGACCGACGTCGGCGTGTACGAAACGCTCGGCGAAACGCTCGACGACGCGGCCGGCGAAGCATTCGACAAGACCGCGAAGCTGATCGGCCTCGGCTATCCGGGCGGCCCGGAGGTGTCGAAGCTGGCGGAAACGGGCACGCCGGGCGCCGTCGTGCTGCCGCGCCCGATGCTGCATTCGGGCGATCTCGACTTCAGCTTCAGCGGGCTGAAAACGGCCGTGCTCACGCAGATGAAGAAGTTCGAGGCGGCGAAGCTGACCGGCGAAGCGCTCGAGCGCGCGAAGGCCGACCTCGCGCGCGGCTTCGTCGATGCGGCCGTCGACGTGCTCGTCGCGAAGTCGCTCGCCGCGCTGAAAAAGACCAAGCTCAAGCGTCTCGTGGTCGCAGGCGGCGTCGGTGCGAACCGCCAGCTGCGCGCAACGCTGTCGGCCACCGCGGCGAAGCGCGGCTTCGACGTGCACTACCCGGACCTCGCGCTGTGCACCGACAACGGCGCGATGATCGCGCTTGCCGGCGCACTGCGGCTCGCGCGCTGGCCCGAGCAGGCGAACGCCGACTATGCGTTCACGGTGAAGCCGCGCTGGGATCTCGCCTCGCTCGCACGCTGA
- a CDS encoding dienelactone hydrolase family protein gives MLKPEVDSLVPHVPFSRRKFMQAALGGTFAAAVLPVSAQTITTDSEGLDVDTVEIRSGDASVPAYRAQPKDKTNLPVVIVIHEIFGVHAHIADVCRRFAKLGYLAIAPDLFARQGNASKYPTIKDLYENIISKVPDRQVTEDLDATVAWAGKNGGDLSRLGVTGFCWGGRQAWLYAEHNPHVRAAVAWYGFVEGKTDEMTPFNPVDHASSLKVPVLGLYGEKDTNITQASLADMRKAIQTSDSKRARESEIVVYPDAGHAFFADYRPSYVKGDAEDGWKRAIAWFHKYGVM, from the coding sequence ATGTTGAAACCCGAAGTCGACAGCCTGGTCCCCCACGTTCCGTTCTCGCGCCGCAAGTTCATGCAGGCCGCGCTGGGCGGCACCTTCGCGGCGGCCGTGCTGCCCGTGTCGGCGCAGACGATCACGACCGACAGCGAAGGGCTGGACGTCGACACCGTCGAGATCCGCTCGGGCGACGCGAGCGTGCCCGCGTATCGCGCGCAGCCGAAGGACAAGACGAACCTGCCGGTCGTGATCGTGATCCACGAGATCTTCGGCGTGCACGCGCACATCGCCGACGTCTGCCGACGCTTCGCGAAGCTCGGCTATCTCGCGATCGCGCCCGATCTGTTCGCGCGGCAGGGCAATGCGTCGAAGTATCCGACCATCAAGGATCTCTACGAGAACATCATCAGCAAGGTGCCGGACCGGCAGGTCACCGAAGATCTCGACGCGACGGTCGCGTGGGCCGGCAAGAATGGCGGCGACCTGTCGCGCCTCGGCGTGACAGGGTTCTGCTGGGGCGGCCGTCAGGCATGGTTGTATGCGGAGCACAATCCGCACGTGCGCGCAGCGGTCGCGTGGTACGGCTTCGTCGAAGGCAAGACCGACGAGATGACGCCGTTCAACCCGGTCGATCACGCCTCGTCGCTGAAGGTGCCGGTGCTCGGCCTTTACGGCGAGAAAGACACCAACATCACGCAGGCGTCGCTCGCGGACATGCGCAAGGCGATCCAGACGAGCGATTCGAAGCGCGCACGCGAATCGGAAATCGTCGTCTACCCGGATGCCGGCCACGCGTTCTTCGCGGACTACCGGCCGAGCTATGTGAAGGGCGATGCCGAGGACGGCTGGAAGCGCGCGATCGCGTGGTTCCACAAGTACGGCGTGATGTAA
- a CDS encoding exodeoxyribonuclease VII small subunit, translating to MAKTASPGATLPGTDAEPLPDNYEAALAELETLVARMEGGALSLEDSLAAYRRGAALVAFCQQQLEKVEQQVRVLDGATLKPAAATDGEDDDL from the coding sequence ATGGCGAAAACCGCATCCCCAGGCGCGACACTGCCCGGCACCGACGCCGAACCGTTGCCGGACAATTACGAAGCGGCGCTTGCGGAGCTCGAGACGCTGGTTGCCCGGATGGAAGGCGGCGCGCTGAGCCTCGAGGATTCGCTGGCAGCGTATCGCCGCGGCGCGGCCCTTGTTGCGTTTTGCCAACAGCAGCTCGAAAAGGTGGAGCAGCAGGTTCGCGTGCTCGACGGCGCGACGCTGAAACCCGCGGCCGCCACGGACGGCGAAGACGACGATCTATGA
- the dxs gene encoding 1-deoxy-D-xylulose-5-phosphate synthase, giving the protein MYDLLKTIDDPADLRRLDRRQLQPLADELRAFVLDSVSKTGGHLSSNLGTVELTIALHYVFNTPNDRIVWDVGHQTYPHKILTGRRDEMPTLRQLGGISGFPRRSESEYDTFGTAHSSTSISAALGMAIGSQLNGDDRFSIAVIGDGAMTAGMAFEAMNNAGVSEDAKLLVILNDNDMSISPPVGALNRHLARLMSGRFYAAARAGVERVLSVAPPVLELARKLEEHAKGMVVPATLFEEFGFNYIGPIDGHDLDSLIPTLQNIRELRGPQFLHVVTKKGQGYKLAEADPVLYHGPGKFNPAEGIKPSATPAKKTYTQVFGEWLCDEAERDTRVVGITPAMREGSGMVEFEKRFKDRYYDVGIAEQHAVTFAGGLATEGLKPVVAIYSTFLQRAYDQLIHDVALQNLPVVFAIDRAGLVGADGATHAGAYDLAFMRCIPNMTIMAASDENECRQMLHTALQQPNPTAVRYPRGAGTGVATVKEFTELPIGKGEVRRRTSQPEGKRIAILAFGTMVAPSLAAAEELDATVANMRFVKPVDAALVRELAETHDYLVTAEEGCVMGGAGSACVEALMESGVIRPVLQLGLPDQFIDHGDPAKLLSQCGLDGAGIAKSIRERFLNPAAAVADQAKRVA; this is encoded by the coding sequence ATGTACGACTTGCTGAAAACCATCGACGACCCGGCGGACCTGCGCCGCCTCGATCGTCGCCAACTGCAACCGCTCGCGGATGAACTGCGTGCGTTCGTGCTCGACAGCGTGTCGAAGACGGGCGGCCATTTGTCGTCCAACCTCGGGACGGTCGAGCTGACGATCGCGCTGCACTACGTGTTCAACACGCCGAACGATCGCATCGTCTGGGACGTGGGGCACCAGACCTACCCGCACAAGATCCTGACCGGCCGTCGCGACGAAATGCCGACGCTGCGCCAGCTCGGCGGCATCTCGGGCTTCCCGCGCCGCTCCGAATCCGAATACGACACGTTCGGCACCGCGCATTCGAGCACGTCGATCTCGGCCGCGCTCGGCATGGCGATCGGCAGCCAGCTGAACGGCGACGACCGCTTCTCGATCGCGGTGATCGGCGACGGCGCGATGACGGCCGGCATGGCGTTCGAGGCGATGAACAATGCGGGCGTGTCCGAGGACGCGAAGCTGCTCGTGATCCTGAACGACAACGACATGTCGATCTCGCCGCCGGTCGGCGCGCTGAATCGCCATCTTGCACGCCTGATGTCGGGCCGCTTCTACGCGGCCGCACGTGCGGGCGTCGAGCGCGTGCTGAGCGTCGCGCCGCCGGTGCTCGAACTCGCGCGCAAGCTCGAGGAGCATGCGAAGGGCATGGTCGTGCCGGCTACGCTGTTCGAGGAATTCGGCTTCAACTACATCGGCCCGATCGACGGTCACGATCTCGATTCGCTGATCCCGACGCTGCAGAACATCCGCGAACTGCGCGGCCCGCAGTTCCTGCACGTGGTGACGAAGAAAGGCCAGGGCTACAAGCTGGCCGAAGCCGATCCCGTGCTCTACCACGGCCCCGGCAAGTTCAATCCGGCCGAAGGCATCAAGCCGTCGGCCACGCCTGCGAAGAAGACCTATACGCAGGTGTTCGGCGAATGGCTGTGCGACGAAGCCGAGCGCGATACGCGCGTCGTCGGTATCACGCCCGCGATGCGCGAAGGCTCGGGCATGGTCGAGTTCGAGAAGCGCTTCAAGGATCGCTACTACGACGTCGGCATCGCCGAGCAGCACGCGGTGACGTTCGCGGGCGGCCTCGCGACCGAAGGCCTGAAGCCCGTCGTCGCGATCTACTCGACGTTCCTGCAGCGCGCGTACGACCAGCTGATCCACGACGTCGCGCTGCAGAACCTGCCGGTCGTGTTCGCGATCGACCGCGCGGGCCTCGTCGGCGCGGACGGCGCGACGCATGCGGGCGCATACGATCTCGCGTTCATGCGCTGCATCCCGAACATGACGATCATGGCCGCGTCCGACGAGAACGAATGCCGCCAGATGCTGCACACCGCGCTGCAGCAGCCGAACCCGACCGCGGTGCGCTATCCGCGCGGCGCGGGCACCGGCGTCGCGACGGTGAAGGAATTCACCGAGCTGCCGATCGGCAAGGGCGAGGTGCGTCGTCGCACGTCGCAGCCGGAGGGCAAGCGCATCGCGATCCTCGCGTTCGGCACGATGGTCGCGCCGTCGCTGGCCGCTGCCGAGGAACTCGACGCGACCGTGGCGAACATGCGTTTCGTGAAGCCGGTCGACGCGGCGCTCGTGCGCGAGCTCGCCGAGACGCACGATTACCTCGTCACCGCCGAAGAAGGCTGCGTGATGGGCGGCGCGGGTTCGGCATGCGTGGAAGCCCTGATGGAGAGTGGGGTTATCCGACCCGTACTACAATTGGGCCTCCCTGACCAGTTCATCGATCATGGCGATCCCGCGAAGCTGCTGTCGCAATGCGGCCTCGACGGCGCGGGCATCGCGAAATCGATCCGCGAACGCTTCCTGAATCCGGCGGCTGCCGTCGCCGATCAGGCCAAGCGCGTCGCGTAA
- a CDS encoding NAD(P)/FAD-dependent oxidoreductase, translating to MHRIIIVGGGAGGLELATRLGDRYGARGNRPARALVTLVDRNPTHIWKPLLHEVAAGSMDPFTQELEYAAQARWHGFEFQQGELTGLDRAAKRVTLAPVNDSDGEELLPARELEYDTLVIAIGSTTHFFGVQGASENAIALDTVGEAERFRKRLIAACMRAEHQSPPPAAPGEAAEPRIQVVIVGGGATGVELSAELRNTAQVLSVYGLHKLDPRHDVGIVLIESGPRILPALQERVSSATAELLEKLGVRLMLGERVTEVAPGFVHTASGKAVRADLTVWAAGIKAPAVLAHLDGLQVNKLGQLDVRRTLQTFADDNIFALGDCAACVWPGNERNVPPRAQAAHQQASFLLKAIGCRLDGRPLPEFTYRDFGSLVSLGHFSAVGNLMGGLIGGNMLIEGLFARFMYMSLYRLHIAALHGYPRMMLDTVAHWLRRTTLPRVKLH from the coding sequence ATGCATCGGATCATCATCGTAGGCGGAGGCGCGGGCGGCCTGGAACTGGCGACGCGGCTCGGCGACCGTTACGGCGCGCGCGGCAATCGTCCCGCGCGCGCACTCGTCACACTCGTCGACCGCAATCCGACGCACATCTGGAAGCCGCTGCTGCACGAGGTGGCGGCAGGCAGCATGGACCCGTTCACGCAGGAGCTCGAATATGCGGCGCAGGCGCGCTGGCACGGCTTCGAGTTCCAGCAGGGCGAGCTTACCGGGCTCGACCGCGCGGCGAAGCGTGTCACGCTCGCGCCCGTCAACGACAGCGACGGCGAAGAACTGCTGCCGGCGCGCGAGCTGGAATACGACACGCTCGTGATCGCGATCGGCAGCACCACTCACTTCTTCGGCGTGCAGGGCGCATCGGAAAACGCGATCGCGCTCGATACGGTTGGCGAGGCCGAGCGCTTCCGCAAGCGGCTGATCGCCGCGTGCATGCGCGCCGAGCACCAGAGCCCGCCGCCGGCCGCGCCCGGCGAGGCGGCCGAGCCGCGCATCCAGGTCGTGATCGTCGGCGGCGGCGCGACGGGTGTCGAGCTGTCCGCGGAGTTGCGCAATACGGCGCAGGTGCTGTCCGTATACGGGCTGCACAAGCTCGATCCGCGGCACGACGTCGGCATCGTGCTGATCGAATCGGGGCCGCGCATTCTTCCGGCGCTGCAGGAGCGCGTGTCGTCGGCGACGGCCGAACTGCTCGAAAAGCTCGGCGTGCGGCTGATGCTCGGCGAGCGCGTGACCGAGGTCGCGCCGGGGTTCGTGCATACGGCGAGCGGCAAGGCGGTGCGTGCGGACCTCACGGTGTGGGCGGCCGGCATCAAGGCGCCGGCGGTGCTCGCGCATCTCGACGGCCTGCAGGTCAACAAGCTCGGCCAGCTCGACGTGCGCCGCACGCTGCAGACCTTCGCCGACGACAACATCTTCGCGCTCGGCGATTGCGCGGCGTGCGTATGGCCGGGCAACGAGCGCAACGTGCCGCCGCGCGCGCAGGCCGCGCACCAGCAGGCGAGCTTCCTGCTGAAGGCGATCGGTTGCCGCCTCGACGGCCGTCCGCTGCCCGAGTTCACCTATCGCGATTTCGGCTCGCTGGTGTCGCTCGGCCATTTCAGCGCGGTCGGCAACCTGATGGGCGGCTTGATCGGCGGCAACATGCTGATCGAGGGGCTGTTCGCGCGCTTCATGTACATGTCGCTGTACCGGCTGCATATCGCGGCGCTGCACGGTTATCCGCGGATGATGCTCGATACCGTCGCGCACTGGCTGCGGCGCACGACGCTGCCGCGGGTGAAGCTGCACTGA
- the folE2 gene encoding GTP cyclohydrolase FolE2: MNQMNPAFVMPDVQSTVDTRQITIQRVGVKAVRHPLTVHTESGDVQPTVGLWNLDVRLPADQKGTHMSRFVALLEEHRAAPLTVERFRAMLASMLEKLEADAGRIEVTFPYFVNKTAPVSGVQSLLDYEVTLAGERRNGDTRLFLKVLVPVTSLCPCSKKISQYGAHNQRSHVTIDAELAADLPVEALIRIAEEEASCELWGLLKRPDEKFVTERAYENPKFVEDLVRDVATRLDADERIVAYVLEAENFESIHNHSAYALIERDKRQAA; encoded by the coding sequence ATGAACCAGATGAATCCCGCCTTCGTGATGCCCGACGTGCAGAGCACGGTGGATACCCGTCAGATCACGATTCAGCGCGTGGGCGTGAAGGCGGTCCGACATCCGTTGACGGTGCATACCGAAAGCGGCGACGTGCAGCCGACGGTCGGCCTCTGGAATCTCGACGTTCGCTTGCCGGCCGACCAGAAGGGCACGCACATGTCGCGCTTCGTCGCGCTGCTCGAGGAACATCGGGCGGCGCCGCTGACGGTCGAGCGCTTCCGCGCGATGCTCGCGTCGATGCTCGAGAAGCTCGAAGCCGACGCGGGCCGCATCGAGGTCACGTTCCCGTACTTCGTGAACAAGACCGCGCCCGTGTCGGGCGTGCAGAGTCTGCTCGACTACGAAGTGACGCTCGCGGGCGAGCGCCGCAACGGCGATACGCGCCTGTTCCTGAAGGTGCTCGTGCCGGTGACGAGCCTGTGCCCGTGTTCGAAGAAGATCTCGCAGTACGGTGCGCACAACCAGCGCTCGCACGTGACGATCGACGCCGAGCTGGCGGCCGACCTGCCGGTCGAGGCGCTGATCCGCATCGCGGAGGAAGAGGCGTCGTGCGAGCTGTGGGGCCTGCTGAAGCGTCCGGACGAGAAGTTCGTCACCGAGCGCGCGTACGAGAACCCGAAGTTCGTCGAGGATCTCGTGCGTGACGTCGCGACGCGTCTCGATGCGGACGAGCGCATCGTCGCGTACGTGCTCGAAGCCGAGAACTTCGAATCGATCCACAACCACAGCGCGTATGCGCTGATCGAGCGCGACAAGCGGCAGGCGGCGTAA
- a CDS encoding aromatic ring-hydroxylating oxygenase subunit alpha: MSNLSDALQLKSAHSQLPVTAYFDEALLEREIETLFKKGPRYVGHELMVPEAGDYFALPSEQEGRVLVRNPANQVELLSNVCRHRQAIMLNGRGHTQNIVCPLHRWTYDLEGQLLGAPHFPDKPCLNLGKSPLQNWQGLLFEAEGRNVARDLANLGTKHHFDFSEYLFDHVEVHECDYNWKTFIEVYLEDYHVVPFHPGLGNFVSCDDLKWEFGDWYSVQTVGVHNALAKPGSTTYQKWHEQVLKFRNGVPPEFGAIWMVYYPGLMIEWYPHVLVVSWLIPRGPQKTTNIVEFYYPEEIALFEREFVEAERAAYMETAVEDDEIAMRMDAGRRALMARGESQVGPYQSPMEDGMQHFHEFLRRQLGDL; encoded by the coding sequence ATGTCCAATCTGAGCGATGCGCTTCAGTTGAAGTCGGCTCACAGCCAGCTTCCAGTCACTGCATACTTCGATGAGGCGCTGCTTGAGCGCGAGATCGAAACCCTCTTCAAGAAAGGACCTCGTTACGTCGGGCACGAGTTGATGGTGCCCGAGGCGGGGGATTATTTTGCGCTGCCGTCCGAACAGGAAGGCCGCGTGCTGGTCCGCAACCCGGCGAACCAGGTCGAACTGCTGTCGAACGTCTGCCGTCACCGGCAGGCGATCATGCTGAACGGGCGCGGCCATACGCAGAACATCGTGTGCCCGCTGCACCGCTGGACGTACGATCTGGAAGGCCAGCTGCTCGGGGCGCCGCACTTCCCCGACAAGCCCTGCCTGAACCTCGGCAAGAGCCCGCTGCAGAACTGGCAGGGGCTGCTGTTCGAGGCCGAAGGCCGCAACGTCGCGCGCGACCTCGCGAACCTCGGCACGAAGCATCATTTCGACTTCTCGGAGTACCTGTTCGATCACGTCGAAGTGCACGAGTGCGACTACAACTGGAAGACGTTCATCGAGGTCTACCTCGAGGATTACCACGTCGTCCCGTTCCACCCGGGCCTCGGCAACTTCGTGTCGTGCGACGATCTCAAGTGGGAGTTCGGCGACTGGTACAGCGTGCAGACGGTGGGCGTGCACAACGCGCTCGCGAAGCCGGGCAGCACGACCTACCAGAAATGGCACGAGCAGGTGCTGAAGTTCCGCAACGGCGTGCCGCCGGAGTTCGGCGCGATCTGGATGGTCTACTACCCGGGCCTGATGATCGAGTGGTATCCGCACGTGCTCGTCGTGTCGTGGCTGATCCCGCGCGGCCCGCAGAAGACGACCAACATCGTCGAGTTCTATTACCCCGAGGAAATCGCGTTGTTCGAACGCGAATTCGTCGAGGCCGAACGCGCCGCCTATATGGAAACGGCCGTCGAGGACGACGAGATCGCAATGCGGATGGACGCCGGCCGGCGCGCGCTGATGGCGCGCGGCGAGTCGCAGGTCGGCCCGTACCAGAGCCCGATGGAAGACGGCATGCAGCACTTCCACGAGTTCCTGCGCCGCCAGCTCGGCGATCTCTGA
- a CDS encoding polyprenyl synthetase family protein — MTFEQWMRSVLDRVEDALGHYLPAENVVPTQLHEAMRYAVLGGGKRVRPLLCHAAGELTGATEAARNAAAAALEMIHVYSLVHDDMPCMDDDALRRGKPTVHVQYDEPTALLVGDALQSQAFVALTDAAALSPVQQAALVRELALASGSIGMAGGQAIDLASVGLKLTREQLETMHRMKTGALLRAAVRMGALAGDTPSADAMAALDVYAGGVGLAFQVVDDILDVTTDSATLGKTAGKDAANDKPTYVSILGLDASRELAAQLRTEAHDALKPFGARAQRLAELADLVVNRVS, encoded by the coding sequence ATGACATTCGAACAATGGATGCGGTCCGTGCTGGACCGCGTCGAGGACGCACTCGGCCACTATTTGCCGGCTGAAAACGTGGTGCCCACGCAACTCCACGAAGCGATGCGCTATGCGGTCCTCGGCGGCGGCAAGCGCGTTCGCCCGCTGCTGTGCCATGCAGCGGGCGAGCTGACCGGCGCGACGGAAGCGGCGCGCAACGCGGCGGCGGCGGCGCTGGAGATGATCCACGTCTACTCGCTCGTGCACGACGACATGCCGTGCATGGACGACGACGCGCTGCGGCGCGGCAAGCCGACCGTGCACGTGCAGTACGACGAGCCGACCGCGCTGCTGGTCGGCGACGCGTTGCAGTCGCAGGCGTTCGTCGCGCTGACCGACGCGGCTGCGCTGTCGCCGGTGCAGCAGGCGGCGCTCGTGCGCGAGCTGGCGCTCGCGAGCGGCTCGATCGGCATGGCCGGCGGGCAGGCGATCGACCTGGCGAGCGTCGGCCTGAAGCTGACGCGCGAGCAGCTCGAAACGATGCACCGCATGAAGACCGGCGCGCTACTGCGCGCGGCCGTGCGGATGGGTGCGCTGGCCGGCGACACGCCGTCGGCCGACGCGATGGCTGCGCTCGACGTCTATGCGGGGGGCGTGGGCCTGGCCTTCCAGGTCGTCGACGACATTCTCGACGTGACGACCGATTCGGCGACGCTCGGCAAGACGGCCGGCAAGGACGCGGCGAACGACAAGCCGACCTACGTATCGATCCTCGGCCTCGATGCGTCGCGCGAACTCGCTGCGCAACTGCGCACCGAAGCGCATGATGCGCTGAAACCGTTCGGCGCACGCGCGCAGCGTCTCGCCGAACTTGCCGACCTGGTAGTGAACCGGGTCAGCTGA
- a CDS encoding sulfurtransferase: protein MPHTHYTTLISATNLAERLAAAPASVALFDCRFDLVDPGAGEAAYAAGHLPGAQYLHLDRDLSGRKTGTNGRHPLPSRDALALLLANHGLKQGQQVVAYDAQGGAYAARLWWLLRWLGHDSVAVLDGGLQAWEAAGQPLTTDVPQPAAGDFRAAAPLESTVDAATVLANLGAPTRVVIDARAPDRYRGENETIDRVGGHIPGARNRFFKDNLAADGRFKTGHELRETFTALLAGTEPNRVILQCGSGVTACHNALAMEVAGLHGASLYPGSWSEWSADPSRPIATGPTP from the coding sequence ATGCCACACACCCACTACACCACGCTTATCTCCGCGACCAATCTTGCCGAGCGGCTTGCCGCCGCGCCCGCCAGCGTCGCGCTGTTCGACTGCCGCTTCGATCTCGTCGACCCGGGCGCGGGCGAAGCCGCCTATGCCGCCGGCCATCTTCCCGGCGCGCAATACCTTCACCTCGACCGCGACCTGTCCGGCCGCAAGACGGGCACCAACGGCCGCCATCCGCTGCCGAGCCGCGACGCGCTCGCGCTGCTGCTCGCGAACCACGGCCTGAAGCAGGGCCAGCAGGTCGTCGCGTACGACGCGCAAGGCGGCGCCTATGCGGCGCGGCTGTGGTGGCTGCTGCGCTGGCTCGGGCACGATTCGGTCGCGGTGCTCGACGGCGGCCTGCAGGCCTGGGAAGCGGCCGGCCAGCCACTGACGACCGACGTGCCGCAGCCGGCCGCGGGCGACTTCCGCGCCGCGGCGCCGCTCGAATCGACGGTCGATGCGGCGACCGTGCTCGCGAACCTCGGCGCGCCGACCCGCGTCGTGATCGACGCGCGTGCGCCCGACCGCTATCGCGGCGAAAACGAAACGATCGATCGTGTCGGCGGCCACATTCCCGGCGCGCGCAACCGGTTCTTCAAGGACAACCTCGCGGCCGACGGCCGCTTCAAGACCGGCCACGAACTGCGCGAGACGTTCACCGCGCTGCTGGCCGGCACCGAGCCGAATCGCGTGATCCTGCAATGCGGCTCCGGTGTGACCGCCTGCCACAACGCACTCGCGATGGAAGTGGCCGGGCTGCACGGCGCATCGCTGTATCCGGGCTCGTGGAGCGAATGGAGCGCCGATCCGTCGCGGCCGATCGCGACCGGCCCGACGCCGTAA